The sequence TGATCTCCTTCAAGCAAACCACTCTTTAAAAGTGTGGAGTGCGGCCTGTTCAACGGGGGAAGAACCATATACCCTCGCTATGATATTAAGAGAATTTCTCCCCCTTCTTCAATTTAGGATCTTAGCAACTGACATAGATGAAAATGCAATCTTTAAAGCGAAAGCAGGAAAATATCATGAGCGCTCTATCCAGGAGCTGCCCGTTGCCTATAAAGATAAATGGCTGATCCAACACGATCAATGGTATGAAGTTAGGGATGAATTGAAAAAAAGAATTGAATATAAAAAACACAACTTACTTAATGACCCGTTTCCGCAGGAACTAGATTTAATAGTATGCCGTAATGTTTTAATTTATTTTACAGAAGAAGCAAAATATAAACTGTACAAGAAATTTGCGGATTCCCTAAAAAAAGGCGGTATTTTGTTTGTAGGCAGCACCGAGCAAATATTCAGACCAGATGAATTTCATTTAAAAGTGATATCGCCATTTTTTTATCAAAAATTGTAACAAATTCAGAAGACCGCGCAAAAGGGTCTTTTTTTATACCCTAGTGAACGGATTAATATTTTCTTTATATTTTTCTAACAATTCGAACTTAACATATGGTATAGTGGAACATAATCCTTTAATGAGTTGAAGGGAGAAAGAGTCATGAGATATTTAACAGCAGGCGAATCGCACGGTCCAAAATTAACAGCGATTATCGAAGGATTACCGGCAGGTTTGTCTTTAACAGCCGAAGATGTTAACCAAGAATTAGCCAGAAGACAAAAAGGGTATGGCCGTGGCAGGAGGATGCAAATTGAAAAGGATCAGGTTGAGATTTCTTCTGGTATTCGTCACGGATACACATTAGGATCACCTGTTACATTAACAGTAGAAAATAATGATTGGAAGCATTGGACCAAAATTATGGGGATTGAACCACTATCGGAAAAAGACGAAAGTGAAGTTAAGCGGAAAATTACACGCCCCCGTCCAGGTCATGCAGACCTAAATGGCGGTATTAAATATGGTCATCGTGATTTACGGAATGTGCTTGAGCGATCATCTGCACGTGAAACGACAGTGCGTGTCGCAGTTGGGGCAGTTGCTAAAAAACTATTAAAAGAACTTGGGATTGACATTGTGGGACATGTTAAGGAAATTGCAGGGATTAAAGCGGATGTTCCAGAGGGGCTAAGCGTTTCTAAGCTAAAAGAGATAACAGAGGATTCTCCAGTTCGTTGTTATGACCCAGAAGCCTCCAGAA is a genomic window of Bacillus oleivorans containing:
- a CDS encoding CheR family methyltransferase, whose translation is MSSDYEQFIQSFYHLSGIDLSQYKEAQMKRRLTSFYERKGFDSFLGLYEEVKKDPILLEELLDKMTINVSEFYRNGARWDILKQRILPDLLQANHSLKVWSAACSTGEEPYTLAMILREFLPLLQFRILATDIDENAIFKAKAGKYHERSIQELPVAYKDKWLIQHDQWYEVRDELKKRIEYKKHNLLNDPFPQELDLIVCRNVLIYFTEEAKYKLYKKFADSLKKGGILFVGSTEQIFRPDEFHLKVISPFFYQKL
- the aroC gene encoding chorismate synthase, which translates into the protein MRYLTAGESHGPKLTAIIEGLPAGLSLTAEDVNQELARRQKGYGRGRRMQIEKDQVEISSGIRHGYTLGSPVTLTVENNDWKHWTKIMGIEPLSEKDESEVKRKITRPRPGHADLNGGIKYGHRDLRNVLERSSARETTVRVAVGAVAKKLLKELGIDIVGHVKEIAGIKADVPEGLSVSKLKEITEDSPVRCYDPEASRKMMEAIDDAKKNGDSIGGVVEVIVEGMPAGIGSYVHYDRKLDAKLAGAVMSINAFKGVEFGLGFEMAKIPGSQVHDEIIWNETEGYKRRTNRLGGFEGGMTTGMPIVVKGVMKPIPTLYKPLQSVDIETKEPFSASIERSDSCAVPAAAVVMEHVVAWELASSLLEHFSSDQMKYLQESVKEYREYTRNF